The Candidatus Desulfofervidus auxilii genome has a segment encoding these proteins:
- a CDS encoding type II toxin-antitoxin system VapB family antitoxin yields MRTNIVLDDKLVEEGMKLTGVKTKKELVNLALKELIERRKKKNFLKFEGKIEWEGSLDEIRRTRF; encoded by the coding sequence ATGAGAACCAATATTGTTTTAGATGATAAACTTGTTGAAGAAGGAATGAAATTGACAGGAGTTAAGACAAAAAAAGAATTAGTAAATCTAGCTTTAAAAGAGTTAATTGAAAGAAGAAAGAAAAAAAATTTTTTAAAATTTGAAGGTAAAATTGAATGGGAAGGAAGTCTTGATGAAATTAGGAGAACCAGGTTTTGA